CAGCCTCATACTGATTCTTCAGGGCTGCCTGGGTATCGACTTCCTGGCTGGCGATAGCGTTCTCCCGGAGCAGAGACTGATAGCGTTCCAAATCTCTTTGGGCATTGTCGAGCAAAGCTTTGTTTTTGGCAAGCTGGCCTTCAACCTGCATGAGCGCCGCCTCGTACGGTCTCGGGTCGAGTTCGGCTATGATCTGACCTTGCCGGACTATTGAACCTTCTTTGAAGTTTAGTTTCATGAGTTCGCCTTCCACCCGGCTTCGGACGGTGACTGTTTGCAGGGGAGTGACCGTTCCCAAGGCATCAATGAAGATATCGACATTGGCATTTTTGACGGTGAGATAACCAGTCGGTGTTTGCGGTTTGGCGATTTTCGGTTTTTCAATGGGTGTCATTTGGATGAACCCTGCAATGGTTTGCCTGCCTCCCGGCGTGAGTGCGAATCCGGCGACACAGGCCAGCAATACGAAGGAAATGGTTTTTTTCAAAGCGGAACGTCTTGATGGTGTAGCAGACATGGATGGAGAAGGGGGAAAAACGCAATCAAATAAGACATTTCGTGTAGCGTCTATCAACCATTTTTCCGAAACTCCGTGACATTTTGAAATGTGCGGATGTTAGTGACGGAAATGGATCGAGACATGAGGTAAGTGATAGAACGTCAAAATTCATTCCCATACGAGAGACCTTGTTCCAGAAAAAGGTAGGGGGGCTTTGGGACTCCGAATTTCGGTGTGACGATTTCGCCGCGCGCCTGAGCCTTTTCGTCTTTGTAGTCGCCGTAAAAGTTGGAATTCAAATCCATCCACAGAGTAATCCGGTAAAGGTCTGTTGGAGCGAGCTTCAGGTTTTTGTGCCCTTGTTGCAGGAAGGGCAGCAATTTAGAGGCCTGAGCTCCAACTTCGCCGGGTACTGAGTAGGTGAACTTGTTTTGGTTCCAATAGATGCCATTGCCTCCATGCCGGGTCCATGCCCATCTGTGGAGAGTCTCGTATCCATTGCTCCACCCGTGTCTGATGTCGGTACGTTGGGGTTCTCCCTGGGCATTTTGGGTGATGTAGAATGTGTCCCCGTCGAGACGCGGGGCCTTGGAGACATGTTTGCTGTGGCATCGGACGCAATTTTTATCCAGTACCGGTTGGACGAGCCTTGCGAATGTCATGGGATAGGAACCGTCCGGCTCGGGAGACAGGAGAGAGGGCTTTCTCCGAAGTGCCAGTGCAGTCCCCTGTCGCAGGCTTTTTGGTGCGGTGAACCGGTTTTCATGGCACCCCATGCAGGATAACCTTTCTCCGGAATGGGCGTAGGTGGATGACCTCATGGAGTGGATAGCCTGTTTGTTTTCATCCAGAAGCTGGAAGTAAACGTTGACATTGGTAGGCATGAGGAAGAAGGCGCTTCCGTCTTTTTCCACGGGAACGATGCCGAGGCTTCCGCGCGCCAGGCTTTGATCTCCCATACCAATGTTCGGTTCATTGGCGAAGACATTGGATTTTGGAAACAGGTTGACGATGCGGATCCATTTTACCTTGACTCCGGGAGGTAGAGGGCGTTCCGTATCGTAAACGTTGAGGATAAATGTTTCTGCAATATTCGACGGAGCTTCTTCCGGCTTACGGGCATCTGCTGACTGAGTGGTCATGTCGGGGATGATTCCCGGGCGTTTGCGGGGAGTGAAAGGGATGGGATCGAGGCAGGGAACCTGGGCATCCTGCCAAAGAAGTTCCTTGTTGCCAAAACTGTCAACGAGGTATAGTCCGTAGTCATGACCGTCTCGGTCATAGACGCAGAGGTAGAAGTCTTCGCTCAATGGCCATGGAGTCCCGAAATGTTCGCCTCCGGAAGCCTGGCCTCTGTCGAATGGGTATCCGGGGCTTCTTTCGGCTTCCGGAAAATGAATTTCCGGAGTGATTCTTTTGACCTGTGACATAGCTCCATCATCGGGAATCGAGGGATCGACGAGAATCAGCGATCCATAGGCAATACCGTGATGAGGTGCGGCAACGGCGACGAGTTTATGACTGTCGGGGACGGAGCGATACCCCAATTCCGCCCAGGGGCGGTTTTCCCGTTTTTCGGCATAGTTGCCATGGAGGGCTCTCGGGTCTCTTCCATCCGGATAGCATTGCCACAGGTGATGAGCCCCGTCATCGTCACGATCGACATAGTCCCATCGGGTATAGGCGATCATGCCTTCATTGGTGACGCTGGGCTGCCATTCGTTGGTTTCGTGGAAACTAAGGGGGTAGGCGTCGGTACCGTCCGGTTTCATGGAGTGCAAGACACCTGCTCCGATCCACCTGGCTCCGCACCTTTGATTGGCTCCTTGTTCGTCGGAAATATAAACGATGCGGCCATTGGGGAGTTCGCATGGATCAATCGTATTGAAGTTGCCGTCGGTGAGTTGCCGGAGTTCTCCGTTTTTCAAATCCAGGCTGTAGATGTGGTATACCCTGTCCGGTTCCCAGAAGTAATGGTGGTAGTCTGGGGGACGCCGCATCAGGTCGTCGTAGGTTCCGAAATTGTGCGACCAGTCTTCTTTGCCTGTAACTGGGGTATGGACGGCCTGGGTCCAGGCAAAATAAAGTTTGTCCGCATCGTAGTTCAATTCCAGTGAGAGGAAAGAACCGTTTTTTAAGGGTTTCCCTTTGTTTTTTCCATGAGAGACCGGTGTTTCCCGTATCAGGGGGCGGGCAACGGGATGGGAGGAAAATGGCTGCTGCAGGATGAAAGGAGATCCTCCGGGCTTGGCATTGAATCCGAAGTATTGGTCGACGATATGGATTTCTCCTTGTCCCTGGCGTTGACTGTAATGAGTCAGGAAGACGATGGCGTCTAATTCTGCAAGCAAGGGATTACGGAAGGACAAGGTCCTTCTGATGGCACAAAGTTCTTTGAAGGCTTGCAACCTGCCTGTTCGTTCAACAGGGGGGGTGACTGTTTGGCGTCGCTCCCAGTCCTCTAGTTTCTGTTGGATTTTGCTGAGATCGTCGGAGTCGGTTTTACCTTGATGTTGTTGCAGGTATTTCAGCAGGGCTTTTGTCCGTCTAAGTACGATGTCGGATGGCGTTTTATCCGTAGTTCGGTAAACGGAGTCGGGGCGTAGGGCTTCCCGAGTTAGCCTTTCCAAATTGAAATGATTGCTGCCGATCCTGGTAATTTCCTGTTCGAGGTAAGAAAATTCTTCTTCCCAGTCCTGCTCGGGAGACTTGGAGGAAGGGACTCCTTCGGAGAGGAGACCCGGGATGTGCTCCATGTGTTCCTGAGGTATTTTTGCCGGGCATAAGGCAGCGAAGCTGCATGTCAGGACGATCCATGCCGAAACGAAGAATGGCTGATGTATGGTTTTCCTATTCACTCGTAAGAAACTACGCGTGAGAAGAGGTCTTTCTTTCAGGAATGCAATCGCCGCCCTCTGCTACAAAGGCAACGGGCGGCGATGGGAGAAAGAAGAAGGAAGGTTCTTTTTAGCGTTTTACCCAGGGGCGCAGGAAGTCGCCGGCTAAATGCCCTGCCTCAATGTGGCGGATCAGGGCACTGCCGAGAACGGCGGCGTTGGGCTGGGCGTCGAAGGGGAGTTCTTCAAGTTGCTCCGGATTTTGGAGACCGAATCCGAGAGCGAGCGGGATGTCGAAACAGGCTCGGGCACGGCGCATGGTTTCGATAACAGTGTCTGTCAGGCTGGTTTTGCCTCCTGTAATGCCAAGGACGGAGACGACGTACACGAATCCTTTGGATATGGCAGCATATTCACGCATGCGTTCTTCCGTCGTGTTGGGAGCGACGAGCGTGATTAGAGCCAGGTTGTGGGCATCGAATGGTTTGCGGAAGATGCCGCTTTCCTCCAGAGGCATATCGGGAACGATGAAACCGGAAATACCCGCGATGGCAGCATCGAGAGCCAGTTTGTCCGGCCCGTATTGGAGGAAGGGGTTGGCATATCCCATCAGAACGATTTTAGCGCGGAACTTGCCGCGCCTTTGCTTGAGCCCATCGATGATCCAGCGGAGCGAGATGCCGTTTTCAAGAGCATTGCGGGAGGCGTTCTCGATAACGGGGCCGTCGGCGACGGGATCGGAAAAGGGAACTCCGATTTCGATGATGTCAACACCGGCTTGGTCCATATTCTCCATAACGGACCAGAAGGTGTCCGGGGTAGGGAATCCGGCTGTCAGGAAAGGAATGACTGCTTTCCTTTTCTGTTCATGGGCATCCAGAATGGCTTGGTGAAGCGGATGAATCGTATTCATGATAAATGAGTGAAGTGGTAGCAGATCAGAATTGGATATATTGGCTGACAATGCCTAGGTCTTTGTCTCCGCGTCCGGAGAGGTTGACGAGTACGTCGCATCCTTCGGGGAGAGTCTCGGCATTTTTGAGAACCCAGGCCAGGGCATGGGAGGATTCCAGAGCCGGGATGATGCCTTCTTCCCGGCAAAGGGATGAAAATGCCTCAAGCGCATCCTGGTCGTACACGATACCGTAGTGAACGCGTCCCGTTTCTGCGAGGTGGGCGTGTTCCGGTCCGACGCCCGGGTAGTCCAGTCCGGCGGAGATGGAGCTTGAGGGCATGATCTGCCCGTCTCCGGTTTGCAGAAGCATGGTGATGTGACCGTGCAGGACTCCGGGGGACCCCAGGTTGATCGGGGCGGAGTTTTGGCATCCGGGTTCTCCGGTGCCCCCTGCTTCGACACCGATGAGTTTGACATCCGTGTCTTTGATGAAGGGGTGTAGAATACCGATAGCGTTAGAGCCGCCGCCGACGCAGGCGACGACATAATCCGGCAGTTTGCCTGCCCGTTTCAGCATTTGGGCACGGGCTTCCTTGCCTATAATGGATTGGAGTTCACGAACGAGAATCGGGAAAGGATGGGGCCCGGCTGCCGTACCGAAACAGTACAGGGTATCGTGCTGGTGGGCGATCCAGTAGCGCAGAGCTTCATTGATAGCATCCTTGAGTGTGCGGGATCCTGTTTCCACGGGGAATACTTCTGCTCCGAGGAGCTTCATGCGCATGACATTGGTTGCCTGCCGTTCAACATCTTCAGCTCCCATGAAAATGGTGCAGCGCATGTTGAGGCGCGCTGCCGCAGTGGCGGTGGCGACACCATGCTGACCGGCACCTGTTTCGGCGATGAGGTGGGTTTTACCCATCATCTTGGCGAGGAGGGCCTGTCCAAGGGCATTATTGATTTTGTGGGCTCCCGTGTGGTTGAGGTCTTCCCGTTTGAGCCATAGGCGGATGCCTAGTTTTTCCGAAAGATTGGGACAGAAAGTCAGAGGGGATTCCCTGCCGACATAGTTGACGAGCAAGTCCTGGTAGGCCGTTTTATACTCGGGGCTTTGCATGATGGTCCCCATGGCGCGTTCTAATTCGGTGAGAAGGGGCATGAGTGCTTCCGGGACGAATTGGCCGCCGAAGTTGCCGAAGTATCCTTTTTTATTCATGTGTTGTGATGGGGGTAAGTTGACGGTGACGATAGGGGTCGATAGCCCGCATGGCGGAAAGAATCGAAGAGGCAGATTTGTGGCCGGGTGCCCATTCGACACCCGAGTTGAGGTCGACTCCATCCGGTTTGCAGGAGGTCAAAGCCTGGGCGAGGGAGGCGGAGGAAAGTCCGCCTGCAAGGAACCAGGGACGGGGAGATTGCAGCGTGTTCAAAGCATTCCAGTCAAGTGGTTTCCCGCTACCTCCCCCGTGGAAACCAGCGTCCAGGAGGAACCATGAGCAGGAGTCGGCATGGCGTTCCATGTCGGCTTGAAGTTCCCGTACGGAGGCGTATTGCTGCGGCCAGAGGACACGGATGATTTTGTCTGCTCCAATGCCTTTGGCACAGGCGATGGACTGGGGACCGTGAAGCTGTGCAAAGTCTAGGCGTGCGATGTCCATGATGCGTTTGATTTCCTGTTCGTCTTGTTTGACGAAAACACCGACTCGTTTGAGATGGGCGCTTTGAAGCCCTGCTGCCCGGTTGGGGGAGATATATCTGGAACTGCGACTGTGGAAGATGAAACCGCAGAATTGGGCGCCCATGCCCATGCAGGTGTCCAGATTGCTCTGGTGGGTGATGCCGCATACTTTGATGCGAAGTGATTGGTTCATGATAAAATTAGTGAAGGTTGGCGATGAGGGAGGAGAGGTTGTCTCCCGGTTTGCCGTTTTGCATGAGGGCCGTACCGATGAGGGCTGCGTGGTAACCGGCTTGTGCGGCGGCGGTGAGGTGGGATGGTTGTTCCATGGCCGAGGCGGCGATCCATATTTCTCCATCCTGGCGGAACCGGACGAGATCAAGGCAGATTTGCCGGTCGGTTTTCAGCGTGTCGAGGTCGCGGGCATTGACTTGGATGATGCGCGCTCCGGATTGGCGGGCAAGTATCAAGTCTGCTTCATCGAAGATTTCGACAACGGCATGGATGCCGAAGCTTTCAGCTTGTTCCCGGAGGGTCCGCAACAACCCGGCATCCGGAGTAAAACGGACGATCAGGAGCATAGCCGAGGCAGCTGTGGCGGCTGTGGCCGTCACTTGCAGAGGATCCATGATGAAGTCTTTGCGCAGGAGTGGAACTCCGGGAGCTGCCATGCGATCCAGGAATCCCAGTTCTCCTTTGAAGAATTGTTCTTCCGTCAATACCGAAATACATGAAGCTCCGGCGTGGGCGTATTGTTCGGCGACGAGTTCCGGACTTAACCCTTCGGCGATGATTCCGCGGGAAGGAGAAGCCTGCTTGAACTCCGCGATGATAGCCAGGGACTGGTCGGAAGGAGGAGCCTGCAAGGCCTGGAGAAAATCCGGACGGCGGCCCTGCCGAGGAACCGGCAAAAGGCCCGCCCGTTCCAGACGGCGGAGTTCCCGGATTTCCGGTTCCTTGGCTTTTTTGAAGTTATCAAGCAACATGGAGCGGTTTCCTTCCTACGCCGGCTGTAACGGCTTCCCTGGCACGAGCTATGCAGAGGGGCAGGGACTGGTCGTCCTCCATCAGGTAGATGGCCAGTCCGAGATTGAGGGCTACCATGTCCTGCATGGGGCGGGTACCTCTGCCTTCGAGCAGCTCGTGGAGGACGCGGACGGCGGCGTCCTTGGTTCGGACGGTGAGTTCCTCAGGAGTACATGGTGCGATGCCGAAGGAGGAGGGTTCGACCGTGATGTCTTCGCGTTTGCCGTTGCGGACGATGGCTACCATGGCCGGACCGATGGGAGTGAGTTCGTCATAGCCTCCGGCCCCGTGGACAACGGCGGCTTTTTCGAAGTGCGACTTTTTGAGGGCTTCGGCGATGAGACCGACAAGTTCCGGCCGTGCGACTCCCAGCAGGATGTGGGATGGACGGGCCGGATTGAGCAGAGGACCCAGGAGATTGAATATGGTGCGGACTCCCAGTTCCCTCCGGATGAGACCGACATTGCGGAAGGCCGGGTGGTAGTTCGGAGCGAAGAGGAAAGTGAAGTTACGCTGGGAGAGCATGTCTTTGACTTGATCCGGAGTGGTGTCAAGGGGAAGCCCCAGAGCTTCAATAGCATCGGCGGAACCGCATGTAGACGAGACGGCTCGGTTACCGTGCTTGATGACTTTGTAACCCATACCTGCCATTGTCAAGGCAGTGACGGTGGAGCAGTTGAAGGACGAACGGCCGTCGCCGCCTGTGCCGACGATGTCGATGGCTTTACCTTCGATACCGTTGACGCGGACGGCACGGTTGAGGCCGATGTTCATGGCGCAGGCTAGTTCCAGAGGTGTTTCTCCTTTCATGCGCAGCCCCATCAGGAAGGAGCCTGCCTGCGAGGAGGTCATGTGTCCGTCCATCAGGCTGGCAAAGGCGGAGGCGGCTATTTCCGCGCTCAGGTCGTTGCCTTCGGCCAGTGTATCAAGGATGTTCGAGACACGGCGTTCCCGGTGCTGATCGGGGAGGATTGTGTTGGGGAAGTTGGCCAGGAGGGTAAGACCTTCCGGAGTCAGGATGGATTCCGGGTGGAACTGGACGCCAACCCACGGGCGGTCATTATAGCGGAGAGCCATCACTTCGTTTTCCGGGCCTCGGGCGGTGACGGTGAAACGGGGATTGGGTGCGTTTTCCGGAGATTGGACGACAAGAGAGTGGTACCTGCCCACTTTCATCGGATTGGAGATTCCCTCGAACAAGCCCTGTTCATCGTGGTCGATGTCGGAACATTTACCGTGCATCACATAGGGGGCGCGGCTGACTTCCGCTCCGGCAAAATGCCCCAGAAGCTGGTGTCCGAGGCAGACTCCGAGTACCGGGATGTGTGCCGGCAATCTCTTGAGGAATTCCAGGCATAATCCGGCGTTGGCGGGATGGCTGGGTCCTGGAGAAAGGCAGACTTCTGTCAGTTCGGGATCCGTCGCAAGTTCTAGGATACGGGGGTCGTCGTTGGTGAGGACAACGGGGTTTCGGCCCAGCGTGTAGAATGCCTGGACGAGGTTGTAAGTGAATGAATCGTAGTTATCAATGAGTAGAAACATGGTCTTCTCCGGTTAAAATGACGTCAATAATTTTCCCTTTGTTCAAGCATTCCTGCCATTCGTTCTCCGGCTTGGAGTCGTATACGAGGCCGGCGCCTGCCTGCCAGTAGATCTTTCCGTTGCGTTCCCACATGCTGCGGATGGTGATACCGGCGTCCATGTGGACGGTATCCTTATCGAGTCCGAGCCATCCGATACATCCGGCGTAGGGCCCGCGAGGGAGGGGTTCGGTGTCGGCGATGATTTCCATGGCCCGGACTTTGGGGGCACCGCTGACGGTACCGGCGGGGAAGGTTGCCGCAAGGATGTCGATGGGTTCCAGATCAGGCTGGAGGCGGGCCATGACTCGGGACGTCATGTGCA
This is a stretch of genomic DNA from Akkermansia sp. N21116. It encodes these proteins:
- the trpA gene encoding tryptophan synthase subunit alpha, with the translated sequence MNTIHPLHQAILDAHEQKRKAVIPFLTAGFPTPDTFWSVMENMDQAGVDIIEIGVPFSDPVADGPVIENASRNALENGISLRWIIDGLKQRRGKFRAKIVLMGYANPFLQYGPDKLALDAAIAGISGFIVPDMPLEESGIFRKPFDAHNLALITLVAPNTTEERMREYAAISKGFVYVVSVLGITGGKTSLTDTVIETMRRARACFDIPLALGFGLQNPEQLEELPFDAQPNAAVLGSALIRHIEAGHLAGDFLRPWVKR
- the trpB gene encoding tryptophan synthase subunit beta, translated to MNKKGYFGNFGGQFVPEALMPLLTELERAMGTIMQSPEYKTAYQDLLVNYVGRESPLTFCPNLSEKLGIRLWLKREDLNHTGAHKINNALGQALLAKMMGKTHLIAETGAGQHGVATATAAARLNMRCTIFMGAEDVERQATNVMRMKLLGAEVFPVETGSRTLKDAINEALRYWIAHQHDTLYCFGTAAGPHPFPILVRELQSIIGKEARAQMLKRAGKLPDYVVACVGGGSNAIGILHPFIKDTDVKLIGVEAGGTGEPGCQNSAPINLGSPGVLHGHITMLLQTGDGQIMPSSSISAGLDYPGVGPEHAHLAETGRVHYGIVYDQDALEAFSSLCREEGIIPALESSHALAWVLKNAETLPEGCDVLVNLSGRGDKDLGIVSQYIQF
- a CDS encoding phosphoribosylanthranilate isomerase, yielding MNQSLRIKVCGITHQSNLDTCMGMGAQFCGFIFHSRSSRYISPNRAAGLQSAHLKRVGVFVKQDEQEIKRIMDIARLDFAQLHGPQSIACAKGIGADKIIRVLWPQQYASVRELQADMERHADSCSWFLLDAGFHGGGSGKPLDWNALNTLQSPRPWFLAGGLSSASLAQALTSCKPDGVDLNSGVEWAPGHKSASSILSAMRAIDPYRHRQLTPITTHE
- a CDS encoding indole-3-glycerol-phosphate synthase; translation: MLLDNFKKAKEPEIRELRRLERAGLLPVPRQGRRPDFLQALQAPPSDQSLAIIAEFKQASPSRGIIAEGLSPELVAEQYAHAGASCISVLTEEQFFKGELGFLDRMAAPGVPLLRKDFIMDPLQVTATAATAASAMLLIVRFTPDAGLLRTLREQAESFGIHAVVEIFDEADLILARQSGARIIQVNARDLDTLKTDRQICLDLVRFRQDGEIWIAASAMEQPSHLTAAAQAGYHAALIGTALMQNGKPGDNLSSLIANLH
- the trpD gene encoding anthranilate phosphoribosyltransferase codes for the protein MFLLIDNYDSFTYNLVQAFYTLGRNPVVLTNDDPRILELATDPELTEVCLSPGPSHPANAGLCLEFLKRLPAHIPVLGVCLGHQLLGHFAGAEVSRAPYVMHGKCSDIDHDEQGLFEGISNPMKVGRYHSLVVQSPENAPNPRFTVTARGPENEVMALRYNDRPWVGVQFHPESILTPEGLTLLANFPNTILPDQHRERRVSNILDTLAEGNDLSAEIAASAFASLMDGHMTSSQAGSFLMGLRMKGETPLELACAMNIGLNRAVRVNGIEGKAIDIVGTGGDGRSSFNCSTVTALTMAGMGYKVIKHGNRAVSSTCGSADAIEALGLPLDTTPDQVKDMLSQRNFTFLFAPNYHPAFRNVGLIRRELGVRTIFNLLGPLLNPARPSHILLGVARPELVGLIAEALKKSHFEKAAVVHGAGGYDELTPIGPAMVAIVRNGKREDITVEPSSFGIAPCTPEELTVRTKDAAVRVLHELLEGRGTRPMQDMVALNLGLAIYLMEDDQSLPLCIARAREAVTAGVGRKPLHVA